CAGGGCCGCCGCGCCTGAGACTCGACGCGGACGGGAGACTCGAAATCATACACTTTCCATCCATTATCGGTCGACGGGCAGAGGAGGGGGCGGCGCCATCTCAGGGCGCGGCGAGCCCCAGGAGCGCGTTTCCCGTCAGCCGGAAGACGGTCCAACCGCTCATCGGGAGCGCGCCGAGCCGCCGGTAGAACTCGATCGCCGGCTCGTTCCAGTCGAGGACCGCCCACTCCATCCGCTCGCAGCCCCGCTCCCGCGCCACGCGCGCGACGTGGGCCATCAGGGCGCGACCGAAGCCGCGCCCGCGCTCGGACGGGCGAACGTAGAGGTCCTCGAGGTACAGGCCCCGGCGGCCGACGAACGTCGAGAAATTGTGGAAGTAGAGGGCGAAACCCACCGGCTCGCCGTTCGAGCGCCCGATCACGAACTCCGCCGCCGGCTTCGAACCGAACAAAGCCGAGCGCAGTCCGTTCTCGGTGGCGACGACCTCGTGGGAAAGGCGCTCGTACTCCGCGAGCTCCTTGATGAGCGCCAGGACCAGCGGGACGTCCCGCTCGGTCGCCTCCTCGACGGTGAAGCCGGTCGGATTC
This region of Terriglobia bacterium genomic DNA includes:
- a CDS encoding GNAT family N-acetyltransferase gives rise to the protein MPRSTNPTGFTVEEATERDVPLVLALIKELAEYERLSHEVVATENGLRSALFGSKPAAEFVIGRSNGEPVGFALYFHNFSTFVGRRGLYLEDLYVRPSERGRGFGRALMAHVARVARERGCERMEWAVLDWNEPAIEFYRRLGALPMSGWTVFRLTGNALLGLAAP